In Cryptomeria japonica chromosome 10, Sugi_1.0, whole genome shotgun sequence, a genomic segment contains:
- the LOC131036139 gene encoding GDSL esterase/lipase At2g42990: MRRLNSVGCICPVLCILLSICAGIETINGKVKIPAFFTFVDSIVDPGNNNFIPTIAKANHAPYGQDFMGHEQNGRFSNGKLPTNFMHFSQTSGLGVKEKIPPFLDPNLNSHELLTGVSFASAGSGFDNLTSALFNSIPMWKQVELFKTYKARLENLVGKENSSNIIGEAIFLVVAGTNDFLLNYPFLPIRRTQFIVQQYQEFVLEICSSFIQVKQISLRWIIPVEKTLHGESKLNGCIEAINNISSSYNKKLKETLQELEARLPGIKLEYADIYENLLDMKKNPFLYGFEISDRGCCGTGLLEVGPLCHVKTLITCSNTSKSVFWDSAHPTQATYQIIADKLLRQYSKAALRNNQNIYFQSAINLCAIV, from the exons ATGAGGCGCCTAAATAGCGTTGGGTGTATTTGCCCGGTTCTCTGTATTCTGCTTTCAATCTGTGCAGGTATTGAAACCATTAATGGTAAAGTCAAAATCCCAGCTTTCTTCACATTCGTGGACTCAATCGTGGATCCTGGCAACAATAACTTTATCCCCACCATTGCTAAGGCCAACCATGCCCCATATGGCCAAGATTTCATGGGTCACGAACAAAATGGTCGCTTTTCTAATGGAAAACTTCCAACAAATTTTATG CATTTTTCTCAAA CTTCTGGACTTGGGGTGAAGGAAAAAATTCCACCATTTTTGGATCCTAATCTGAACAGCCACGAGCTTCTCACAGGCGTCAGTTTTGCTTCTGCTGGGAGTGGATTTGACAACCTCACTTCGGCACTTTTT AATTCGATACCAATGTGGAAACAAGTTGAACTATTCAAGACGTATAAGGCGCGCCTGgaaaatttggtgggaaaggaaaATTCATCCAACATAATTGGGGAAGCAATATTTCTAGTAGTCGCAGGGACCAATGACTTTTtattaaattatccctttcttccCATAAGAAGAACTCAATTTATCGTCCAACAGTACCAAGAATTTGTACTTGAGATCTGCAGTAGTTTCATTCAGGTAAAACAAATTTCATT GAGAT GGATCATACCAGTGGAGAAAACATTGCATGGAGAATCAAAACTGAATGGATGTATTGAGGCAATCAACAATATTTCGTCTTCTTACAACAAAAAGCTCAAGGAAACCCTCCAAGAATTGGAAGCTCGTCTTCCAGGCATTAAACTGGAGTACGCAGACATCTACGAAAATTTGTTAGACATGAAAAAAAATCCCTTCTTATACG GATTTGAGATATCAGATAGGGGTTGCTGTGGAACGGGATTACTGGAGGTTGGGCCACTTTGTCATGTTAAAACTCTGATAACTTGTTCAAATACATCAAAAAGTGTTTTCTGGGATTCTGCTCATCCTACACAGGCTACATATCAGATAATTGCTGACAAGCTCCTTCGCCAATATTCCAAAGCTGCTCTAAGAAATAaccaaaatatttattttcaaagtgCAATAAATTTATGTGCAATAGTATAG